In Ancylothrix sp. D3o, the following are encoded in one genomic region:
- a CDS encoding FGGY-family carbohydrate kinase, producing MNFYLGLDFGTSGARAMVIDAAAIVHFEEQFPFSQQNNLPELWQTGLFSLISQIPLEIRRYIKAIAIDGTSSTVLLCNESGSPISEPLLYNDGRGVSELQELEIIAPPNHTVISATSSLAKLLWWQTQHGNLSKFWFLHQADWLGFLLHGKLGISDYHNALKLGADPENCSYPNWLLNIENLPNLPQVLVPGMPVGEVREEMCESLQLPLGCVVCAGTTDSIAAFLASGAKLAGDAVTSLGSTLVLKLLSNTRIDDSRLGIYSHRFPSLSNENLWLVGGASNTGGAVLREFFTDEDLANLSLQIAAKKSINLDYYPLIKPGERFPINDAALQPRLTPQPENKIEFLHGLLESMAKIEARGYELLQELGATSLRRVYTAGGGAKNAVWEKIRSRYLGVEMSKPVSVEAAYGSALLAMRGVKN from the coding sequence ATGAATTTTTATCTAGGTCTTGATTTCGGTACTTCTGGCGCTCGTGCAATGGTAATTGATGCTGCCGCCATTGTTCATTTTGAAGAGCAATTTCCTTTCAGCCAACAAAATAATTTACCTGAACTTTGGCAAACCGGCTTATTTAGTCTTATTTCGCAAATTCCCCTAGAAATTCGCCGCTATATAAAAGCGATTGCTATTGATGGCACTTCTTCAACAGTGCTGTTATGTAATGAGAGCGGCAGCCCTATTTCTGAACCGCTGCTTTATAATGATGGGAGGGGTGTTTCTGAACTGCAAGAATTAGAGATAATTGCTCCTCCTAATCATACCGTTATCAGCGCGACGTCGAGTTTAGCAAAATTGCTTTGGTGGCAAACTCAACACGGTAATTTATCAAAATTTTGGTTTCTGCATCAAGCTGACTGGTTAGGGTTTTTATTACACGGAAAACTCGGTATCAGTGATTATCATAATGCCTTAAAACTTGGGGCTGATCCTGAAAATTGTTCGTATCCAAACTGGCTATTAAATATCGAAAATTTACCGAATTTGCCGCAAGTTTTGGTGCCGGGGATGCCGGTGGGGGAAGTGAGAGAGGAAATGTGCGAAAGTTTGCAGTTACCGCTGGGTTGTGTGGTTTGTGCCGGCACTACAGATAGTATTGCGGCGTTTTTGGCAAGTGGGGCAAAATTGGCCGGTGATGCTGTGACTTCTTTAGGTTCAACTTTAGTCTTAAAACTGCTCAGTAATACTCGAATTGATGATAGCCGGTTGGGGATTTATAGTCACCGTTTCCCCTCCCTTTCTAACGAGAATCTTTGGCTAGTTGGTGGTGCTTCTAATACGGGGGGTGCGGTGTTGCGGGAGTTTTTTACAGATGAAGATTTGGCGAATTTAAGCTTACAAATTGCTGCCAAAAAATCAATTAATTTGGATTATTATCCGTTAATAAAGCCAGGGGAGAGGTTTCCAATTAATGATGCAGCTTTACAACCACGACTAACACCCCAGCCAGAAAATAAAATTGAATTTTTGCATGGTTTATTAGAAAGTATGGCCAAAATTGAAGCACGGGGATATGAGTTATTGCAAGAATTGGGCGCAACAAGTTTGCGGCGAGTTTATACTGCGGGAGGTGGGGCAAAAAATGCAGTTTGGGAAAAAATACGCAGTCGTTATTTGGGGGTAGAAATGAGCAAGCCGGTGTCTGTAGAAGCCGCTTATGGGAGTGCTTTACTAGCGATGCGAGGGGTAAAAAATTAA
- the pcrA gene encoding DNA helicase PcrA, whose amino-acid sequence MTQTLDFLSHLNSSQRQAVEHFCGPLLVVAGAGSGKTRALTYRVANLIRNHRVDPDNILAVTFTNKAAREMKERIEKLFASQLALEKYGKSFAALNPDEQTRLRSRVYKTYIKPLWVGTFHSLCSRILRFDIEKYQDERGRTWKKNFSILDESDAQSLVKDIVIRQMNLDDKKFEPRAVRYAISNAKNQGLSPQQFEFEQANYRGKIIAQVYSLYQDALAANNALDFDELIRVPVELFKQNESVLGYWHQKFAHILVDEYQDTNRVQYDFIRLLVTNGAHPKETDWRNRSVFVVGDVDQSIYSFRMADFTILLDFQKDFGDGLADDDTRTMVKLEENYRSRDNILHVANRLIENNTERIDKILRPTRGEGEPIYVHRAEDEIEEGQFVTHQILGMVRQNPELKWGDFAILYRTNAQSRVFEEALVRWNVPYTLVGGLKFYDRKEVKDVLAYLRLIVNSVDTVSLLRIINTPTRGIGKTTIDRIVQMAQQLTVPVWEILSDEDSVKTIAGRAANPIIKFVEMIQKWQGELDNLPASEIVQGILDESGYVEDLKSKKTDEAEDRLENVKELLNAVSQYEEENTEVKLQDFLSNAALSSDLDDVKEGDERVALMTLHAAKGLEFPVVFLVGMEQGILPHFRCLDDPASLEEERRLCYVGITRAQERLILSHAIERRTWGNRQTAIPSLFLGELPQEYLTGSLAKKRAGSTPSSTQSLSGKSPTGNLKSVDWKVGDKVTHQHFGFGQVSLVSGSGEKMFIAVKFAKVGQKILDPKIAPVQKVE is encoded by the coding sequence ATGACACAAACTCTCGATTTCCTTAGCCATCTCAATTCCTCCCAACGGCAAGCAGTGGAACATTTTTGCGGCCCTTTATTGGTTGTGGCCGGTGCCGGTTCGGGAAAGACTCGCGCCTTAACTTATCGCGTTGCCAACCTGATCCGCAATCACCGCGTAGATCCTGATAATATTTTGGCGGTTACTTTCACGAACAAAGCGGCGCGGGAAATGAAAGAACGCATCGAAAAACTATTTGCTAGTCAGCTTGCTTTAGAAAAATATGGTAAATCTTTTGCAGCCTTAAACCCGGATGAACAAACGCGCTTAAGATCGCGGGTTTATAAAACTTATATCAAACCCTTGTGGGTGGGAACTTTTCACAGTTTGTGCAGTCGAATTTTGCGATTTGATATTGAAAAATACCAAGATGAACGCGGACGCACTTGGAAGAAAAATTTTTCGATTTTGGATGAGTCAGACGCGCAAAGTTTGGTGAAAGATATTGTCATACGTCAGATGAATTTGGATGATAAAAAATTTGAGCCTCGTGCTGTTCGCTATGCCATCAGTAATGCCAAAAATCAAGGCTTATCGCCGCAACAATTTGAATTTGAGCAAGCGAATTATCGGGGTAAAATTATTGCTCAGGTGTACAGTCTTTATCAGGATGCTTTGGCTGCTAATAATGCCCTCGATTTTGATGAGTTGATCCGAGTGCCGGTGGAGTTATTTAAACAGAATGAATCGGTGTTAGGTTATTGGCATCAAAAATTTGCTCATATCTTGGTGGATGAATATCAAGATACTAACCGTGTGCAATATGATTTCATTCGGTTGCTGGTTACAAATGGTGCTCATCCTAAAGAAACTGACTGGCGAAATCGTTCGGTTTTTGTGGTGGGAGATGTGGATCAATCGATTTACTCTTTCCGCATGGCAGATTTTACAATTTTGCTGGATTTTCAAAAGGACTTTGGCGATGGTTTGGCTGATGATGATACGCGGACAATGGTAAAATTAGAAGAAAATTATCGCTCCAGAGATAATATTCTCCACGTTGCTAACCGGCTCATTGAAAATAACACCGAACGCATTGATAAAATTTTACGTCCCACACGCGGCGAGGGTGAACCGATTTATGTACACCGTGCTGAGGATGAAATAGAAGAGGGGCAATTTGTAACTCATCAAATTTTAGGAATGGTGCGCCAAAATCCTGAATTAAAATGGGGAGATTTTGCGATTCTTTACCGCACAAATGCTCAATCACGGGTGTTTGAAGAGGCTCTAGTACGCTGGAATGTGCCTTATACTTTGGTGGGGGGTTTAAAGTTTTATGACCGGAAAGAAGTTAAGGATGTTTTAGCTTATTTGCGGTTAATTGTCAACTCTGTTGATACGGTAAGTTTGCTGCGAATTATTAACACTCCCACACGAGGAATTGGCAAAACAACAATTGACAGAATTGTGCAAATGGCACAACAATTAACGGTGCCGGTGTGGGAAATTTTGAGCGATGAAGATTCGGTGAAAACAATTGCTGGAAGGGCTGCAAATCCCATTATTAAATTTGTGGAGATGATTCAAAAATGGCAGGGAGAATTAGATAATTTACCGGCATCTGAAATTGTCCAAGGAATTCTCGATGAATCGGGTTATGTTGAGGATTTAAAAAGTAAGAAAACTGATGAAGCGGAGGATCGTTTAGAAAACGTTAAAGAACTGTTGAATGCAGTTTCACAATATGAGGAAGAAAACACAGAAGTCAAATTGCAGGATTTTCTTTCAAATGCTGCATTGAGTTCGGATCTTGATGATGTGAAAGAGGGAGATGAGCGTGTTGCTTTGATGACGCTTCATGCTGCGAAAGGTTTAGAGTTTCCGGTAGTATTTTTGGTGGGAATGGAACAGGGAATTTTACCGCATTTCCGCTGTTTAGATGATCCTGCTTCTTTGGAGGAGGAACGCCGGCTATGTTATGTTGGGATTACTCGCGCACAAGAAAGATTGATTCTCAGTCATGCAATTGAAAGACGGACTTGGGGAAACCGGCAAACTGCTATTCCTTCGCTATTTTTAGGCGAACTACCCCAAGAATATCTCACCGGAAGTCTGGCTAAAAAACGTGCCGGAAGTACCCCATCTTCTACGCAATCCCTTTCTGGTAAATCTCCAACAGGAAATCTAAAATCTGTCGATTGGAAGGTGGGAGATAAGGTAACTCATCAACATTTTGGTTTTGGACAAGTTTCGCTGGTTTCTGGAAGTGGGGAAAAGATGTTTATTGCGGTGAAGTTTGCCAAAGTTGGGCAAAAAATTCTTGACCCCAAAATAGCGCCGGTGCAAAAAGTGGAATAA
- a CDS encoding ABC transporter ATP-binding protein, protein MTIAVNLENVQKTYNNRPVVNNLSFTIKQGEMFGLLGPNGAGKSTTIRMITTLTKPTGGRIEVIGYDVTKQPNFVKQTIGVVLQQTSVDGDLSVWENMELHGRLHHIPNPSRQQLINQWLEYVELKDRSKDLVKTLSGGMKRRLQIARALLHKPQILFLDEPTVGLDPQTRRRLWEIIRELNKQGMTMLLTTHYMDEVEYLCDRIGIMDNGKLIELGTLEELRAKHGEGLVMKQIGDRWEYVFFPSLEEANSYLDQQTDKTGMMVRPSNLEDIFVELTGRQLD, encoded by the coding sequence ATGACAATAGCAGTCAACCTAGAAAACGTCCAAAAAACCTACAACAACCGGCCCGTAGTAAACAACTTATCCTTTACCATCAAACAAGGTGAAATGTTTGGATTGTTGGGGCCGAATGGGGCCGGTAAATCCACCACAATACGCATGATCACCACCCTAACAAAGCCCACCGGCGGACGCATAGAAGTCATAGGTTACGACGTTACAAAACAACCTAATTTTGTCAAACAAACCATCGGAGTTGTCTTGCAACAAACCAGCGTAGACGGCGACCTCTCCGTATGGGAAAACATGGAATTGCATGGAAGATTACACCACATTCCTAACCCAAGTCGGCAACAATTAATCAACCAATGGTTAGAATACGTCGAACTAAAAGACCGGAGCAAAGATTTAGTCAAAACCCTCTCTGGAGGAATGAAAAGACGCTTACAAATCGCCAGAGCATTATTACACAAACCGCAAATATTGTTTCTCGATGAACCCACCGTTGGACTCGACCCCCAAACGCGACGCCGATTGTGGGAAATTATCAGAGAACTCAACAAACAAGGCATGACCATGTTATTAACCACTCACTACATGGATGAAGTAGAATATTTATGCGACCGCATCGGTATTATGGATAATGGAAAACTCATAGAACTGGGAACCTTAGAAGAACTGCGAGCCAAACACGGTGAAGGATTAGTAATGAAACAAATAGGAGATCGTTGGGAATATGTATTTTTCCCAAGCCTAGAAGAAGCTAACAGCTACCTCGACCAACAAACCGACAAAACCGGCATGATGGTAAGACCTTCCAACCTAGAAGATATTTTTGTAGAGCTCACCGGCCGGCAACTAGATTAA
- the scpB gene encoding SMC-Scp complex subunit ScpB: MFRLATQIEAILYLKGKPVSLAELAEYAKVDRTNVEEALIELINDYAHRDSALEVVETKGGYCLQLRDSYQELVHTLIPVDLGLGALRTLAAIALKAPLTQSELVEVRGSGAYQHVQELLEQGFIRRRRKPDGRSYWLQVTDKFHQYFQVDQLPQQLKLQFPAITQPQESEPNPDEELSQNLPEEL, from the coding sequence ATGTTTAGATTAGCAACACAAATAGAAGCCATTTTGTATCTCAAAGGCAAGCCCGTATCCTTGGCAGAACTCGCCGAGTATGCCAAAGTAGACCGCACAAATGTCGAAGAAGCCCTCATCGAACTGATCAACGACTACGCACACCGCGACAGCGCCTTAGAAGTCGTGGAAACAAAAGGCGGCTATTGTTTGCAACTGCGAGATAGCTATCAAGAATTAGTCCATACCCTTATTCCCGTTGACTTGGGACTCGGAGCCTTGCGTACCCTCGCAGCCATTGCCCTCAAAGCCCCACTTACACAAAGTGAGCTAGTAGAAGTGCGCGGCTCCGGCGCCTACCAGCACGTTCAAGAATTACTGGAACAAGGCTTTATTCGCCGGCGTCGTAAACCTGATGGACGCTCCTACTGGCTGCAAGTCACCGATAAATTTCACCAATATTTTCAAGTAGATCAACTACCCCAACAACTTAAACTACAATTTCCTGCCATCACCCAACCCCAAGAATCCGAACCAAACCCCGATGAAGAACTCTCCCAAAATCTCCCAGAAGAACTATAA
- a CDS encoding HhoA/HhoB/HtrA family serine endopeptidase, whose protein sequence is MKYLVRQWAVYGSVVVIGGAGGYWGSEFLDKGVPQLPKTVPVVLRNSTMAQLPMPGPSVKSRAYPNFISEVSDLLGTAVVRIDSARKVSDGMLPQLENPFFRQFFGEDMPAPSERVERGTGSGFILSSDGRLLTNAHVVAGADEVTVTLKDGRQFEGKVLGSDPLTDVAVVKIEAVNLPAVKIGNSQALVPGQWAIAIGNPLGLDNTVTVGIISATGRSSEEVGIPDKRVRFIQTDAAINPGNSGGPLLNERGEVIGVNTAIRANAQGLGFAIPIETAKRIADELATKGQVDHPFLGIRMLELTPQRRQEINSKVEGGFKITQDRGVLILGVVEDSPAQKAGLEEGDIILKMNGVPVKTTSEVQEQVEEAGVGGAVQMQVNRNGATKQVQVRPGAFPLNSLR, encoded by the coding sequence ATGAAGTATTTAGTGCGGCAATGGGCGGTTTATGGCAGTGTAGTTGTGATTGGGGGTGCAGGGGGGTATTGGGGTAGCGAGTTTTTGGATAAGGGCGTTCCCCAACTGCCGAAAACGGTGCCGGTGGTGCTACGAAATTCTACAATGGCTCAGTTGCCGATGCCGGGGCCGTCCGTTAAAAGTCGTGCTTACCCAAATTTTATTTCGGAAGTTTCGGATCTTTTGGGTACGGCGGTAGTGCGAATTGATTCGGCTCGCAAGGTTTCTGACGGGATGTTACCACAGTTGGAAAATCCGTTTTTTCGTCAGTTTTTTGGTGAAGATATGCCCGCTCCTTCGGAACGGGTGGAACGCGGTACCGGCTCTGGGTTTATTTTGAGTTCGGATGGCAGGTTATTGACAAATGCTCATGTGGTGGCCGGTGCGGATGAGGTAACAGTTACGCTCAAAGATGGCCGGCAATTTGAAGGTAAGGTTTTGGGATCTGACCCGCTGACGGATGTGGCGGTGGTGAAAATTGAGGCTGTTAATTTGCCGGCAGTTAAAATTGGTAATTCTCAAGCTTTGGTGCCCGGACAGTGGGCGATTGCGATTGGCAATCCTTTGGGGTTAGATAATACGGTGACGGTGGGGATTATTAGTGCTACGGGCCGGTCGAGTGAGGAGGTGGGGATTCCTGATAAACGAGTGCGTTTTATTCAAACGGATGCGGCGATTAATCCGGGGAATTCTGGCGGGCCCCTCTTAAATGAACGGGGGGAAGTTATTGGGGTTAATACGGCAATTCGGGCTAATGCTCAGGGTTTGGGTTTTGCAATTCCCATTGAAACTGCTAAGCGTATTGCCGATGAATTGGCTACAAAAGGTCAGGTTGATCATCCGTTTTTGGGGATTAGAATGCTGGAATTAACCCCCCAAAGACGCCAAGAAATTAACTCAAAAGTTGAAGGTGGTTTTAAAATTACCCAAGATCGGGGGGTGTTGATTTTGGGGGTGGTTGAGGATTCACCGGCTCAAAAGGCGGGTTTAGAGGAGGGGGATATTATTCTAAAAATGAATGGGGTGCCGGTGAAAACAACCTCGGAGGTTCAAGAACAGGTGGAAGAGGCCGGTGTTGGGGGAGCAGTGCAAATGCAAGTTAACCGCAACGGAGCGACGAAACAAGTGCAGGTACGTCCGGGGGCTTTCCCGCTCAATTCTTTACGTTAA
- a CDS encoding DUF760 domain-containing protein yields the protein MVFNPNFHSFETEQIATNPLLKYLQHQPPEVLARVAKSASPEIKQIISQNVQGLVGMLPSENFDVQITTNRENLAGLLASAMMTGYFLHQMEQRMKLEETLADCGSLNKDPDSKSEK from the coding sequence ATGGTGTTTAACCCTAACTTTCACAGTTTTGAAACAGAACAAATCGCAACCAACCCCCTATTAAAATACTTGCAGCATCAACCGCCGGAAGTTTTAGCTCGTGTGGCTAAGTCTGCCAGTCCAGAAATCAAGCAAATTATCTCTCAAAATGTGCAAGGACTGGTGGGAATGCTGCCCTCAGAAAACTTTGATGTTCAAATTACCACGAATCGGGAAAATTTAGCCGGTTTACTAGCCAGTGCTATGATGACCGGCTATTTTCTCCATCAAATGGAACAGCGAATGAAACTCGAAGAAACCTTAGCTGATTGTGGATCGCTCAACAAAGATCCAGACAGCAAAAGTGAAAAGTGA
- a CDS encoding Uma2 family endonuclease: MVAEILITETPIPPDISDLVIEDDTPVDNFYSEKQQRFLTTILYDSWRGLDDTGRFIAAANVGVFYAVKQPPLVPDVFVSLDVTMPEDWREKKNRTYLTWEFGKSPDIVIEIVSNRVGNELTSKLQDYAKMGVGYYVVYDPLKILSQEALRIFVLQANRYQETSDTWLEQAGLGLTLWEGEFEEKTDVWLRWCDRSGNLIPSGKERAQHAENRAEQAENRAEQAENRAEKLAAKLRALGIDPDANGDSNPS; the protein is encoded by the coding sequence ATGGTCGCAGAAATTTTGATAACCGAAACTCCCATCCCTCCCGATATCAGCGATTTAGTCATAGAGGACGATACTCCGGTGGATAATTTTTACAGTGAAAAGCAACAGCGGTTTTTAACGACAATTCTCTATGACTCTTGGCGGGGACTAGATGATACGGGCCGGTTTATTGCCGCTGCCAATGTCGGGGTTTTTTATGCCGTCAAACAACCGCCGCTAGTGCCTGATGTTTTTGTTAGCTTAGATGTGACAATGCCGGAAGATTGGCGAGAGAAAAAAAATCGCACTTACCTAACTTGGGAATTTGGAAAAAGCCCGGATATTGTCATAGAAATTGTTTCTAACCGCGTTGGTAATGAGTTAACATCAAAACTCCAAGATTATGCAAAAATGGGAGTAGGGTATTACGTTGTTTATGACCCCTTAAAAATTTTGAGCCAAGAAGCCTTGCGGATTTTTGTATTGCAAGCAAACCGCTATCAAGAAACTTCTGATACATGGCTAGAACAAGCCGGTTTAGGGTTGACACTTTGGGAAGGAGAATTTGAAGAAAAAACCGATGTTTGGTTACGTTGGTGTGATCGCAGCGGTAATCTAATTCCCTCCGGCAAAGAACGGGCCCAACACGCCGAAAATCGTGCCGAACAAGCCGAAAATCGCGCCGAACAAGCCGAAAATCGCGCCGAAAAATTAGCAGCCAAACTGCGAGCATTAGGCATAGATCCTGACGCTAATGGTGATAGCAACCCCAGCTAA